One segment of Arthrobacter sp. MMS18-M83 DNA contains the following:
- a CDS encoding Na+/H+ antiporter subunit A translates to MITVLAVTFAAATVAPWIFRKLQRNAFYVLAAVPAGAFVWLLLQYDQICPGKGGDPTGGFVEETLPWIPNLKLEFAFRLDPLAWVMSLLVLGVGALVLVYCARYFKNKDADLGGFGAQLLAFAGAMFGLVTADDLLMMFIFWELTTVLSYLLIGYARTRLAARRSALQALIVTTAGGLAMLVGLIILGQVAGTYRISAVMAQAATLVTGPAQGAVAAAVVLILVGAITKSALVPFHFWLPGAMAAPTPVSAYLHAAAMVKAGIYIVARMAPGFSESPYWLPLVLGLGLATMLVGGYRALRQTDIKLILAYGTVSQLGFLTMVVGLGRPDAALAGLALLLAHGLFKASLFLVVGIIDHQSGTRDIRKLSGVYKSSRALAIVAGIAAASMAGIPPLAGFVAKESVFEAFVHYGAGPSGAGAASQPWGLIILAGLVLGSILTFAYSARFMWGAFATKPGVDRTPFKAVQPSFLAAPAILSVLTMVYGLWPDPVDAWIQPYAALFAGHDAGADSAVAGHLALWHGLTTALGLTAVTFAAGVVMFYGRNLVSRAQSRIPDWVDGDRAYQRTIGALDDVAVWVTGRTQRGSLYFYLAVILTVAFAVPLTALIMANKPLPGGLYLIDPNSPLQLIAAAGIVVGALAAVRANKRFLAVLMVSVTGYGIALMFALQGAPDLALTQMLVETIILVAFVLAMRSLPPELRDRTGGKYRVVRVIIGVAFGVTMIFVAIYAMGARIAEPVSLSFPRLAYEGGGGLNVVNVTLVDIRAWDTFGEISVLAVAATGVASLIFVRSRGERLNKAATVPEGTVGRRAAVGGSSREDASLALVRKFAGSLTDPWLVAGRTLAPERRSIIFEVVTRLIFHSLIVFSVYLLLAGHNLPGGGFAGGLTAGLALTIRYLAGGRFELREAAPISAGMLLGTGLATAAAAGFVPLLLGGQVFQSAIIGFWLPLFGDIKFVTSTIFDIGVYLVVVGLALDVLRSLGAEIDEHFEETASGDAGGSGVARSEASTPTATGAAASEASTATGKGTP, encoded by the coding sequence GTGATCACAGTTCTTGCCGTGACCTTTGCAGCGGCAACTGTGGCGCCTTGGATCTTCCGGAAACTCCAGCGGAATGCCTTCTACGTCCTCGCAGCGGTTCCAGCCGGGGCCTTCGTCTGGCTGCTTTTGCAGTATGACCAGATCTGTCCCGGAAAAGGCGGGGACCCAACCGGCGGCTTCGTCGAAGAGACCCTCCCCTGGATTCCAAACCTCAAGCTTGAGTTTGCCTTCCGCCTGGACCCCCTGGCCTGGGTGATGTCCTTGCTGGTCCTGGGTGTCGGCGCGCTCGTCTTGGTCTATTGCGCCCGTTACTTCAAGAACAAGGACGCCGATCTGGGCGGGTTCGGGGCCCAACTGCTTGCCTTCGCCGGTGCGATGTTCGGCCTGGTGACGGCCGACGACCTCCTGATGATGTTCATCTTCTGGGAGCTCACCACAGTCCTGTCCTATCTGCTGATCGGTTACGCGCGCACCCGCCTCGCCGCCCGGCGCTCAGCGCTGCAGGCCCTCATCGTGACCACCGCCGGTGGCCTTGCCATGCTCGTCGGCCTGATCATTCTGGGCCAGGTGGCCGGAACGTACCGGATTTCGGCGGTCATGGCTCAAGCAGCCACCCTCGTCACGGGACCGGCGCAGGGAGCTGTCGCTGCCGCCGTCGTACTCATCCTGGTAGGTGCGATTACCAAATCGGCGCTCGTCCCGTTCCACTTTTGGCTCCCGGGTGCCATGGCCGCCCCCACGCCGGTGAGCGCCTACCTGCACGCAGCCGCCATGGTGAAGGCCGGTATCTATATCGTGGCGCGCATGGCGCCGGGGTTCAGCGAAAGCCCCTACTGGTTGCCGCTGGTGCTCGGACTGGGCCTGGCGACGATGCTTGTGGGCGGGTATCGGGCGCTCCGGCAGACCGATATCAAGCTCATCCTCGCCTACGGCACAGTCAGCCAACTCGGGTTCCTGACCATGGTGGTGGGCCTCGGCCGGCCAGACGCCGCGCTCGCCGGACTCGCGCTCCTGCTGGCACACGGACTCTTCAAGGCTTCGTTGTTCCTAGTGGTGGGCATCATCGACCACCAATCCGGCACACGCGATATCCGCAAGCTCTCCGGGGTGTACAAGTCCTCGCGGGCCCTTGCCATCGTGGCTGGGATCGCCGCCGCGTCCATGGCCGGAATACCGCCGCTGGCGGGCTTCGTGGCCAAGGAATCCGTGTTCGAGGCGTTCGTTCACTACGGCGCCGGACCCTCCGGCGCGGGCGCTGCGTCGCAACCCTGGGGACTGATCATCCTGGCGGGTTTGGTCCTGGGGTCCATTCTCACTTTCGCTTACAGCGCCCGCTTCATGTGGGGTGCGTTCGCCACCAAGCCGGGCGTGGACCGGACGCCGTTCAAAGCCGTCCAGCCATCGTTCCTGGCGGCGCCCGCCATCCTGAGCGTCCTCACCATGGTGTACGGCCTGTGGCCGGATCCGGTTGACGCGTGGATCCAGCCGTATGCGGCCCTTTTTGCAGGGCACGACGCCGGAGCAGACAGTGCCGTTGCCGGTCACCTCGCGCTGTGGCACGGGTTGACGACCGCGTTGGGCCTGACCGCCGTAACGTTCGCGGCCGGCGTTGTGATGTTCTACGGCCGGAACCTCGTGTCCCGGGCGCAGAGCCGTATCCCGGACTGGGTGGACGGCGATCGCGCCTACCAGCGCACCATCGGTGCACTGGACGACGTCGCAGTGTGGGTTACGGGGCGCACGCAGCGCGGTTCCCTGTACTTCTACTTGGCAGTCATCCTCACGGTGGCTTTCGCTGTCCCGCTGACGGCCCTCATCATGGCCAACAAACCACTTCCGGGTGGTCTCTACCTGATCGACCCGAACTCGCCGCTCCAGCTGATCGCCGCGGCGGGAATCGTTGTTGGCGCGCTGGCCGCCGTTCGTGCCAACAAGCGCTTCCTCGCCGTGCTGATGGTCTCCGTCACCGGCTACGGCATCGCCCTGATGTTCGCGTTGCAGGGAGCCCCGGACCTCGCCCTGACCCAGATGCTCGTGGAGACCATCATCCTGGTGGCCTTCGTCCTGGCGATGCGCAGCCTCCCGCCGGAGCTCCGGGACCGTACCGGCGGCAAGTACCGGGTGGTGCGCGTCATTATCGGTGTGGCGTTCGGCGTCACCATGATCTTCGTGGCGATCTACGCCATGGGAGCCCGGATCGCGGAGCCTGTGTCGCTCTCCTTCCCCCGGCTTGCCTACGAAGGCGGCGGCGGCCTCAACGTCGTCAACGTGACGCTCGTGGACATCCGGGCGTGGGATACCTTCGGTGAGATTTCGGTGCTCGCGGTTGCGGCTACCGGCGTCGCGAGCTTGATCTTTGTGCGCAGCCGGGGTGAGCGCCTCAACAAGGCGGCCACGGTGCCCGAAGGCACCGTGGGAAGGCGCGCCGCCGTCGGGGGCAGTTCGCGCGAGGACGCTTCACTTGCACTCGTGCGCAAGTTCGCCGGATCCCTGACGGACCCCTGGCTTGTGGCTGGCCGAACCTTGGCACCCGAACGCCGTTCCATCATTTTCGAGGTGGTTACTCGGCTGATTTTCCACTCGCTGATCGTTTTCTCGGTGTATCTGCTGCTGGCGGGACACAACCTTCCGGGCGGCGGCTTCGCAGGCGGACTCACGGCCGGGCTCGCCCTGACCATCCGCTATTTGGCCGGCGGACGCTTCGAGTTACGGGAAGCCGCACCGATCAGCGCAGGCATGCTGCTCGGAACCGGTCTTGCGACGGCGGCCGCGGCGGGCTTCGTTCCGCTGCTTCTGGGCGGCCAAGTGTTCCAAAGCGCCATCATCGGGTTCTGGCTGCCGCTGTTCGGTGACATCAAATTCGTCACCTCCACGATCTTCGACATCGGCGTTTACCTCGTGGTGGTAGGCCTTGCATTGGACGTGTTGCGCAGCTTGGGAGCCGAGATCGACGAACACTTCGAAGAGACCGCAAGCGGGGACGCAGGTGGTTCCGGGGTAGCCCGGTCCGAAGCTTCCACGCCCACGGCCACCGGGGCTGCTGCGTCGGAGGCATCCACGGCAACCGGGAAGGGGACACCATGA
- a CDS encoding Na(+)/H(+) antiporter subunit C, translating to MSVNLTLLIVMGLLYACGIYLILERSLTRVLLGLMLLANATNLLILSTGGYAGLAPLFNKSTDPRDYNDPLPQALILTSIVISFAVTAFMLGMIYRTWALARQDDIQDDAEDRRVAKTPSFDAEDDSVVPEETSEFPVTAVTEAAKEGGPE from the coding sequence ATGAGCGTCAACCTGACCTTGTTGATCGTCATGGGCTTGCTGTATGCCTGCGGAATTTATCTGATTCTGGAACGCAGCCTGACCCGCGTGCTGCTGGGGCTCATGCTTCTGGCCAACGCTACCAACCTGCTGATCCTGTCCACCGGCGGCTATGCCGGACTTGCTCCACTCTTCAACAAATCGACGGATCCGCGCGACTACAACGATCCTTTGCCACAAGCGTTGATCCTGACGTCCATCGTGATTTCCTTCGCGGTGACGGCCTTCATGCTCGGCATGATCTACCGGACCTGGGCTTTGGCACGCCAGGACGATATCCAGGATGACGCTGAAGACCGCCGCGTGGCCAAAACGCCCAGCTTTGACGCCGAGGACGATTCCGTGGTCCCCGAGGAAACGTCGGAGTTCCCGGTTACTGCAGTCACCGAAGCAGCCAAGGAAGGAGGCCCCGAGTGA
- a CDS encoding Na+/H+ antiporter subunit D, producing the protein MNIASLAPLAVVLPILGAALTFALNRNPLAQRVVSIGLLSLTLLLECLLLASVWTTGTASVTLGAWQPPWGVVMVVDQFSSLMLVVSSVISLAVLIYATGQGMADGDREAPVSIFHPTYLILVAGVSNAFLTGDLFNLYVGFEILLTASYVLMTLGGTGPRIRAGVTYVVVSVVSSVLFLIAIAMIYGATGTITMADLAIKLAELDPGTRNLLHVMLLVAFGIKAAVFPLSFWLPDSYPTAPAPVTAVFAGLLTKVGVYAMVRTETLLFPGDTLNTPLMVVALLTMLVGILGAIAQSDIKRLLSFTLVSHIGYMVFGLAMSSIAGLAAAVFYVAHHITVQTSLFLVTGLIERRGGSSSMDRLGGLAKLSPLLALLFFIPAMNLAGIPPFSGFLGKLGLIQAGIALGTPLAITLVVGGVVTSLLTLLAVARVWNRAFWRKPEDAEYPDPVLKDRAGVGLLPRTMVGPTAALVVFGVALTVFAGPLFQLAGNSAEQMLDRTAYIRSVLGEHARIPGIAAPVQGGGK; encoded by the coding sequence GTGAACATCGCCAGCCTGGCGCCGCTCGCCGTCGTCCTCCCCATCCTCGGTGCCGCACTGACATTCGCCCTGAACAGGAACCCGCTGGCGCAGCGCGTGGTCAGCATCGGCCTGTTGTCCCTTACCCTGCTCCTGGAATGCTTGCTCCTTGCCTCGGTCTGGACCACGGGCACGGCATCTGTCACGTTGGGCGCCTGGCAACCGCCCTGGGGCGTGGTGATGGTGGTGGACCAGTTCTCTTCGCTCATGCTGGTGGTTTCCTCCGTCATCAGCCTCGCCGTGCTGATCTACGCGACGGGTCAAGGCATGGCCGACGGCGACCGTGAAGCACCGGTGTCGATCTTCCACCCGACCTACTTGATCCTGGTGGCCGGTGTTTCCAACGCCTTCCTCACGGGTGACCTTTTCAACCTTTACGTCGGTTTCGAAATCCTGCTCACAGCGAGCTATGTGCTTATGACACTTGGTGGGACCGGTCCGCGTATCCGCGCAGGGGTCACCTATGTGGTGGTTTCCGTGGTGTCTTCGGTGTTGTTCCTGATCGCCATTGCGATGATTTACGGAGCCACGGGAACAATCACCATGGCGGACCTCGCCATCAAGCTTGCCGAGTTGGACCCGGGTACCAGGAATTTGCTCCACGTCATGCTGCTGGTGGCGTTCGGCATCAAAGCCGCGGTGTTCCCGCTGTCCTTCTGGCTCCCTGACTCGTATCCGACAGCCCCCGCACCAGTCACCGCTGTGTTCGCCGGCTTGCTCACCAAAGTAGGCGTCTACGCGATGGTTCGTACGGAGACGCTTCTGTTTCCGGGGGACACGTTGAATACCCCGTTGATGGTTGTGGCGCTACTGACCATGCTGGTGGGTATCCTCGGCGCCATAGCCCAGAGCGACATAAAACGTTTGCTCTCCTTCACCTTGGTCAGCCATATCGGTTACATGGTGTTCGGCCTGGCGATGTCCTCGATTGCGGGGCTTGCTGCTGCCGTCTTCTACGTGGCCCACCACATCACCGTCCAAACGAGCCTGTTCTTGGTGACGGGTCTGATCGAGCGCCGCGGAGGGAGCTCGTCCATGGACAGGCTCGGTGGACTGGCCAAACTGTCCCCGCTCCTTGCGCTCTTGTTCTTCATTCCCGCCATGAACCTCGCCGGAATCCCGCCGTTCTCGGGGTTCCTGGGGAAACTAGGGCTCATCCAGGCCGGCATTGCCCTGGGAACGCCTTTGGCTATTACCTTGGTGGTGGGCGGGGTGGTCACCAGCCTCTTGACTTTGCTGGCCGTTGCCCGCGTATGGAACCGCGCATTCTGGCGGAAACCCGAGGATGCGGAGTACCCGGACCCCGTGCTGAAGGACAGGGCCGGCGTCGGACTGCTTCCGCGGACCATGGTGGGGCCAACCGCCGCGCTAGTGGTCTTTGGCGTGGCGTTGACCGTCTTTGCAGGTCCGCTGTTCCAATTGGCCGGCAACTCCGCGGAACAGATGCTGGACCGCACGGCATATATCCGCTCCGTGCTTGGCGAGCATGCCCGGATTCCAGGAATCGCCGCGCCAGTGCAAGGGGGTGGCAAGTGA
- a CDS encoding Na+/H+ antiporter subunit E, whose protein sequence is MSRRRISFRTELPLLVWLVVVWGALWRDFSPGNLVFGALIAVIVARIFYLPPVELSGRFNVLRAIPFVVVFLGKVVAASFQVMYLAIFRGPSVTNAVVAVPLRSHSDLMVTATGHVISLIPGSLVVEVDRSTSTLYIHGLNVRNDSDTAKLRREVQDTEASLIRIMGTQAEVDALQAEGWPATRGASS, encoded by the coding sequence GTGAGCCGCAGGCGGATTTCATTCCGCACCGAATTGCCCCTGCTGGTCTGGCTGGTAGTCGTCTGGGGAGCTCTCTGGCGGGACTTCAGCCCGGGCAACCTCGTCTTCGGTGCCTTGATTGCAGTGATAGTGGCCAGGATCTTCTACTTGCCTCCCGTGGAGCTCAGCGGACGCTTCAACGTGCTGCGTGCCATTCCTTTCGTCGTGGTGTTCCTTGGCAAAGTGGTGGCCGCGAGCTTCCAGGTCATGTACTTGGCGATCTTCCGCGGGCCCTCGGTGACCAACGCCGTCGTCGCTGTTCCGTTACGAAGCCATTCTGACCTCATGGTCACGGCCACGGGACACGTGATTTCGCTGATCCCGGGTTCGCTGGTGGTTGAGGTGGACCGCTCTACGTCCACGCTTTACATCCACGGGCTCAATGTCCGGAACGATTCAGACACCGCCAAGCTGCGCCGGGAAGTCCAGGACACCGAGGCCTCTTTGATACGGATCATGGGCACACAGGCGGAAGTAGACGCACTCCAGGCCGAAGGCTGGCCTGCAACGAGGGGAGCCAGTTCATGA
- a CDS encoding monovalent cation/H+ antiporter complex subunit F — MKDIVLIVTAVILSLAAAGAIYRIAVGPSLLDRVLASDVLLAILGAALAIDMAVNRHLNNLVVLVALTLIGFVGSVTVARFVADRRGQANDS; from the coding sequence ATGAAAGACATCGTGCTGATCGTTACGGCGGTGATTCTCAGCCTCGCGGCGGCCGGCGCGATCTACAGGATCGCCGTCGGGCCGTCCCTGTTGGACCGCGTGCTCGCCTCAGACGTTCTCCTGGCCATCCTGGGCGCGGCACTGGCGATCGACATGGCCGTTAACCGGCATCTCAATAACCTCGTGGTGCTCGTGGCGCTGACGTTGATCGGGTTTGTCGGTTCGGTGACAGTGGCCCGCTTCGTGGCCGACCGGAGGGGACAGGCCAATGACTCCTAA
- the mnhG gene encoding monovalent cation/H(+) antiporter subunit G → MTPNATGVDAVIDAVTAVLLIVGALMSLGAAIGLLRFPDLMSRMHAATKPQVLGLFLVLAAIGLQLREWWVWPVLLVAWIFQLLTVPVSAHMVGRAGYRTKHLHPELLSADELEAVVLRAAGERAAEKAQEAGPDASQSRNGGHPGGIAGDSGPKGNGGASS, encoded by the coding sequence ATGACTCCTAACGCCACCGGTGTGGATGCCGTGATCGATGCAGTGACCGCGGTGCTGCTGATTGTTGGTGCGCTGATGTCATTGGGCGCGGCAATCGGCTTGTTGCGCTTCCCGGACCTCATGAGCCGCATGCACGCAGCCACCAAGCCGCAAGTATTAGGGCTGTTCCTGGTCTTGGCGGCCATCGGGCTGCAGCTGCGCGAATGGTGGGTATGGCCGGTGCTGCTGGTCGCCTGGATTTTCCAACTGCTGACAGTGCCGGTGTCCGCACACATGGTGGGGCGTGCAGGCTACAGGACGAAGCACCTCCACCCCGAACTGCTCAGCGCAGACGAACTCGAGGCCGTGGTGTTGCGTGCTGCTGGTGAGCGGGCAGCCGAGAAAGCCCAAGAAGCAGGCCCGGATGCGTCCCAGAGCCGGAACGGTGGGCACCCGGGCGGCATCGCAGGGGATAGCGGGCCCAAGGGGAATGGCGGCGCGTCGTCCTAG
- a CDS encoding DUF4235 domain-containing protein, translating into MNLLFKLLGTGVSIGAGIVGSKLVNALWEKATGNKPPKGHDDMETSLRSALTFALISAAVSTIIQVVAGRSTQRAISRFSKTPDIV; encoded by the coding sequence ATGAACTTGCTCTTCAAATTGCTCGGCACCGGTGTGAGCATCGGCGCAGGAATCGTCGGCAGCAAGCTCGTCAACGCATTGTGGGAAAAGGCCACGGGCAACAAGCCGCCCAAAGGCCACGACGACATGGAAACCAGCCTGCGCTCAGCGCTGACCTTCGCCCTGATTTCGGCCGCTGTCAGCACCATCATCCAGGTTGTAGCCGGCCGCAGTACCCAGCGCGCCATCTCACGCTTCTCGAAGACGCCGGACATCGTCTAG
- a CDS encoding NUDIX hydrolase has protein sequence MTGTSEANSTTVAEPRLAASVILVRDAPIPASPGGSARFEGAGGAAISEGAVSDLEVFVQHRVSTMDFAAGMVVFPGGRVDHADSTGWNFTDDVVEQHAAAWHRSSIAVEPASARHNAGRVLAAAQREVFEEAGLKLDAATLRPWANWVTPEDQPKRFDTYFYVACPSVGAEPRHQTTEASSSLWMPVRGILDAEAAGTLKLMPPTLVLLDELLALGTVEAVLAEERDIVPVRPEPGALQEFFRLRRQPPSVAP, from the coding sequence TTGACAGGCACTAGCGAAGCGAACAGCACCACCGTGGCCGAACCGAGGCTCGCCGCAAGCGTGATCCTTGTCCGCGACGCGCCCATTCCCGCGAGCCCTGGAGGTTCGGCCCGTTTTGAAGGTGCCGGCGGTGCGGCGATTTCCGAAGGTGCCGTGAGCGATCTGGAAGTGTTCGTCCAGCACCGGGTGTCCACGATGGATTTCGCCGCGGGCATGGTCGTCTTCCCCGGGGGCCGGGTGGATCATGCGGACAGCACCGGCTGGAACTTCACGGACGACGTCGTTGAGCAGCATGCCGCAGCATGGCACCGGAGCAGCATCGCCGTCGAGCCTGCATCGGCTCGGCACAACGCCGGCCGGGTGCTGGCGGCCGCGCAACGTGAGGTGTTCGAAGAGGCCGGGCTGAAGCTCGACGCCGCCACCCTCCGCCCATGGGCCAACTGGGTCACTCCGGAAGACCAGCCCAAGCGCTTCGACACGTACTTCTACGTTGCCTGCCCGTCAGTTGGGGCTGAGCCGCGGCACCAGACGACGGAGGCGTCGTCATCACTGTGGATGCCAGTCCGTGGAATCCTGGATGCCGAGGCCGCGGGAACCCTCAAGCTCATGCCGCCCACTTTGGTCCTGCTGGATGAACTGCTCGCTCTCGGCACGGTGGAGGCTGTGTTGGCTGAAGAGCGTGACATCGTGCCCGTGCGGCCGGAGCCCGGAGCCCTGCAGGAGTTCTTCCGGCTCAGGCGCCAACCCCCATCCGTTGCGCCGTGA
- a CDS encoding ECF transporter S component, protein MTGISARPGLTKPGYNWRVVDIVVAALISIAGGVIFWAWDQMAALVSTPMNAAYPPVTGIIAGGWMIPAVLGMLIIRKPGAAIFCETVAATSELIMGSQYGTTVLISGLLQGLGAELIFLAFMYKKFNLPVSLLAGAGAGLFCGLNDSFLPWGWNIAYEAVDKLAYIAFCTVSGAVIAGALAWIATRGLAKTGVLSAFASRKAASEPVFS, encoded by the coding sequence ATGACTGGTATTTCTGCAAGGCCGGGCCTCACCAAGCCTGGATACAACTGGCGCGTCGTGGACATCGTCGTGGCAGCACTGATCTCCATCGCCGGCGGCGTGATCTTCTGGGCTTGGGACCAGATGGCCGCGCTGGTTTCGACCCCGATGAACGCCGCCTACCCGCCCGTGACCGGCATCATCGCCGGCGGCTGGATGATTCCGGCCGTGCTGGGCATGCTCATCATCCGCAAGCCGGGTGCGGCAATTTTCTGTGAGACGGTCGCCGCCACCAGTGAGCTCATCATGGGTTCCCAGTACGGCACCACTGTGTTGATCTCGGGCCTGCTCCAGGGGCTCGGTGCAGAACTCATCTTCTTGGCATTCATGTACAAGAAGTTCAACCTGCCGGTATCCCTGTTGGCCGGAGCCGGTGCGGGCCTGTTCTGCGGGCTGAACGACTCCTTCCTGCCGTGGGGCTGGAACATCGCCTACGAAGCCGTCGACAAGCTCGCGTACATCGCGTTCTGCACGGTTTCCGGTGCCGTCATTGCCGGCGCGCTGGCCTGGATCGCCACCCGCGGCCTGGCCAAGACCGGGGTGCTGAGTGCGTTCGCGTCCCGCAAGGCCGCCTCGGAGCCCGTCTTTTCCTGA
- a CDS encoding energy-coupling factor transporter transmembrane component T family protein — MREALSLRGNNALLTRANPLAKFVAVFLITLVLALSIDMVSASTALLGELALFPLAGLTVRLLWQRGWPLIIAAALGGWSTAILSAVSGRILLDVGIWSISEGSLQLGLGFMLRGLAIALPAVLLMSCTDPTDLADALAQKARLPHRFVLGTLAALRLVGLMAEEWQTIGMARRARGVGSHGSPLQRFKAMLGQSFGLLVQAIRRASRLAVTMEARGFGGGRRTWARESTYSRLDAWVLVGGMFIAAAAVLAAQWAGTWHFVWLKQPN, encoded by the coding sequence ATGAGGGAAGCGTTGAGCCTGCGCGGCAACAATGCCCTCCTGACACGCGCGAATCCGCTGGCCAAGTTCGTGGCGGTCTTCCTGATCACCTTGGTGCTGGCGTTGTCCATTGACATGGTGTCCGCCTCGACAGCGCTCCTCGGCGAATTGGCGTTGTTCCCCCTCGCGGGGCTGACCGTGCGCTTGCTGTGGCAGCGGGGCTGGCCCTTGATCATCGCGGCAGCGCTGGGTGGCTGGAGCACCGCGATCCTGTCAGCTGTCAGCGGCAGGATACTGCTCGACGTCGGGATCTGGTCTATCAGCGAAGGCTCGCTGCAGCTGGGACTCGGGTTCATGCTGCGAGGCTTAGCGATCGCGCTGCCGGCCGTTCTCCTGATGAGTTGCACCGATCCCACCGATCTTGCCGATGCCCTGGCGCAGAAGGCGAGACTGCCGCACCGCTTTGTCTTGGGTACCTTGGCGGCGCTGCGGCTCGTGGGACTCATGGCGGAGGAGTGGCAGACCATCGGCATGGCACGGCGCGCGCGAGGTGTCGGCTCGCATGGTAGCCCGCTGCAACGGTTCAAGGCCATGCTCGGCCAGAGCTTCGGCCTGCTTGTCCAAGCGATCCGCCGGGCATCCCGCCTGGCCGTAACCATGGAGGCACGTGGCTTCGGCGGTGGCCGGCGAACCTGGGCGCGCGAATCCACCTACAGCCGGTTGGATGCCTGGGTCCTGGTGGGTGGGATGTTCATCGCAGCCGCGGCTGTGCTCGCAGCCCAATGGGCAGGGACGTGGCACTTCGTCTGGCTGAAGCAGCCCAACTGA
- a CDS encoding DDE-type integrase/transposase/recombinase, with product MSKPAPKISVRHAVATWPADAPRGAVSAFCTEHGVSRAWFYKVRTAAGRVGPVKALEIKRPVPLTSPKATAPAMVELLLATRADLEAKGLDHGPLSVIAKLSRQGFAPPSRATVARIFDRAGVVVPEPRKKPRSAYQRFVYPQPNACWQIDATEWRLADGKTVAVFQLLDDHSRLALASLAATGETSEAAIAVVALAIERHGVPEKFLSDNGAALNPTRRGRTGALVEFLKSHGVEPITGRPGKPTTQGKNERFHRTLHQYLHRQPAAPSIPVLQAQIDAFDHYYNTEREHQALPGALTPQEAWDATPKTPAPALPEPAMTVPAPAQSTQRLVRNDGRVTVLGTAFNIGQDQAGSTVHIVYDHAEIMFFDTRGTEITTHPLPVKGTRYVGNGKPSGIAADPAGARRKRTRYPRLKPPTDEVSTKS from the coding sequence ATGAGCAAACCCGCCCCGAAGATCAGTGTCCGTCATGCCGTTGCTACGTGGCCGGCCGATGCGCCACGCGGTGCCGTGAGCGCGTTCTGCACCGAACACGGTGTCTCGCGTGCCTGGTTCTACAAGGTCCGCACGGCGGCCGGACGCGTCGGGCCGGTGAAGGCCCTGGAGATCAAGCGCCCGGTGCCGTTGACCAGCCCGAAAGCCACGGCACCGGCGATGGTCGAACTCCTCCTGGCCACCCGGGCGGATCTTGAGGCCAAGGGGCTGGATCACGGCCCGTTGTCGGTAATCGCAAAGCTGTCCCGGCAAGGCTTCGCCCCGCCGTCCCGGGCGACGGTGGCCAGGATCTTCGACCGGGCCGGTGTCGTGGTGCCCGAGCCGCGGAAGAAGCCCCGCAGCGCCTACCAGCGGTTCGTCTACCCGCAACCGAACGCGTGCTGGCAGATCGACGCGACCGAGTGGCGGCTGGCCGACGGGAAGACCGTGGCGGTCTTCCAGCTCCTCGATGACCACTCCCGCCTGGCCCTGGCCTCCCTGGCGGCCACCGGGGAAACGAGCGAGGCCGCGATCGCCGTCGTCGCCCTGGCCATCGAACGCCACGGCGTGCCGGAGAAATTCCTCTCCGACAACGGCGCAGCCCTGAACCCGACCCGCCGCGGACGCACCGGCGCACTCGTGGAGTTCCTCAAATCCCACGGGGTGGAACCGATCACCGGCAGACCGGGCAAACCCACCACCCAGGGCAAGAACGAACGCTTCCACCGCACCCTGCACCAGTACCTGCACCGCCAGCCGGCGGCCCCGTCGATTCCCGTCCTGCAAGCCCAGATCGATGCCTTCGACCACTACTACAACACCGAACGCGAACACCAGGCCCTGCCCGGGGCCCTGACCCCGCAGGAAGCCTGGGACGCGACCCCGAAAACACCCGCACCGGCCCTCCCGGAACCCGCCATGACCGTTCCGGCACCGGCACAGAGCACGCAACGGCTCGTCAGGAACGACGGCCGCGTTACCGTGCTGGGAACCGCGTTCAACATCGGCCAGGACCAGGCCGGGAGCACCGTGCACATCGTTTACGACCACGCCGAGATCATGTTCTTCGACACCCGCGGCACCGAGATCACCACCCACCCCCTGCCTGTCAAAGGCACCCGCTACGTCGGCAACGGCAAACCCTCAGGCATCGCAGCAGACCCCGCCGGAGCACGCCGGAAACGGACACGCTACCCGCGCCTCAAACCACCCACGGACGAAGTGTCCACGAAGTCATGA